A region from the Brassica napus cultivar Da-Ae chromosome C8, Da-Ae, whole genome shotgun sequence genome encodes:
- the LOC106377028 gene encoding thioredoxin-like 1-1, chloroplastic: MAEAAISRTNLIFRGACVTHHHHADDYSVSSSPVSFGLRKSFSSLKLKPPRQIDTQFQTFTRSSRASSITAQTTLRIGTPQKWWEKGLKENMREISSAQELVDSLTNAGDKLVVVDFFSPGCGGCKALHPKICQLAEQNPDVQFLQVNYEEHKSMCYSLGVHVLPFFRFYRGAHGRVCSFSCTNATIKKFRDALAKHSPDRCSLGPTKGLEEKELVALAANKELNFSYTPRAVPVEEEEAPVPASKPGLAVPHPSMSANDEKTLVSAGR, encoded by the exons ATGGCGGAAGCAGCAATTAGCAGAACGAATCTGATCTTCAGAGGAGCTTGCGTGACTCACCACCACCATGCAGATGATTACTCTGTCTCATCATCACCTGTGAGTTTCGGTCTGAGAAAGAGCTTCTCTTCTCTCAAGCTGAAGCCTCCGAGACAGATCGATACTCAATTCCAGACCTTCACAAGGAGCTCCCGAGCATCATCCATCACAGCTCAG ACGACGCTGAGGATCGGGACGCCTCAGAAATGGTGGGAGAAGGGTCTGAAAGAGAACATGAGAGAGATCTCTTCAGCTCAGGAGCTTGTTGACTCTCTAACCAACGCTGGTGATAAGCTCGTTGTGGTTGACTTCTTCTCTCCTGGCTGCGGTGGATGCAAGGCTCTTCATCCTAAG ATATGTCAGTTGGCAGAGCAGAACCCTGATGTGCAGTTTCTTCAGGTGAACTACGAGGAGCACAAGTCCATGTGTTACAGTCTCGGTGTCCACGTCCTCCCTTTCTTTCGATTCTACCGTGGCGCTCACGGTCGTGTCTGCAGCTTCAGCTGCACAAATGCTACG ATCAAGAAGTTCAGAGATGCATTGGCGAAGCATAGTCCAGATAGGTGCAGCCTCGGACCGACCAAAGGGCTTGAAGAGAAGGAGCTTGTGGCGCTTGCGGCCAACAAAGAACTCAACTTTAGTTACACACCGAGGGCTGTACcagttgaggaagaagaagctccCGTCCCCGCTTCAAAACCAGGTCTTGCTGTTCCTCATCCATCGATGAGCGCCAATGATGAGAAGACATTGGTCTCCGCAGGGAGATGA